The sequence AGGTCGACATTTTCTGCGTCTGGAATAGTACGGGCAAGGAGGGTTTTTGGATTTCCCATTTCGATGACGATGTGAATATCGGTCACACCAGCATCTCTTGCGCGCTTTTCGTACTCCTTCATCAGACTTTCAGCATCGACTTGGAGCTCTTCGTAAACTTCAGCATCAAAGGTAGACACGCTTTGAAGAGCGCGTGTGTCGATAACATGGGCAATGGTGAGCTTGGATTCGTTGCGTAGAGCAGTGTAAACACCTTTGACGAAAGCCAAGTCCGCTTCTTTAGAACCATCAATTGCGACCATAACATTTTGGTAACGTTGTGCCATAAT comes from Streptococcus oralis and encodes:
- a CDS encoding universal stress protein, with the protein product MAQRYQNVMVAIDGSKEADLAFVKGVYTALRNESKLTIAHVIDTRALQSVSTFDAEVYEELQVDAESLMKEYEKRARDAGVTDIHIVIEMGNPKTLLARTIPDAENVDLILVGATGLNAFERLLVGSSSEYILRHAKVDLLVVRESEKTL